The proteins below come from a single Tachypleus tridentatus isolate NWPU-2018 chromosome 13, ASM421037v1, whole genome shotgun sequence genomic window:
- the LOC143238604 gene encoding uncharacterized protein LOC143238604 isoform X1, whose product MTDHKHPGSFASCRDVTSVKVTAAHSSEVSEALSTDILSVCKAEPGDEEEDRYWMEESKEWTPEAREECSSGRECTFLNIIVNVSKIFWFLRAANSVVCSECGQCFPSEHLLLQHRNRIEHHEHSCKFCATDVTSELSDHLLTYSKERSFVCNICGKHFVERGSLKKHYMTHTGEKPFSCDICGRRFTERGSLKKHNLTHTGERPFGCEVCGKKFAVSSNLRKHQLIHTGEKPFSCDICNRRFIEQRTLKTHILVHTGEKPHCCNVCGQSFTKSGDLRRHEVIHLGEKPFNCGVCGKNFTHSRSLKRHHMIHTGEKPFCCDVCGRRFYQSGHLKRHRLIHIGK is encoded by the exons atgacagATCACAAACATCCTGGTTCTTTTGCATCATGTAGAGATGTAACATCAGTTAAG GTAACTGCTGCTCACAGCAGTGAAGTATCTGAGGCTTTATCAACCGATATTTTGAGTGTCTGTAAAGCAGAACCTGGTGATGAAGAAGAAGATAGATATTGGATGGAAGAAAGTAAGGAATGGACACCAGAAGCACGTGAGGAGTGTTCCTCGGGAAGAGAGTGTACGTTCTTAAATATCATcgtaaatgtttcaaaaatattttggtttttaagaG ctGCCAATTCTGTTGTGTGTAGTGAGTGTGGACAATGTTTTCCCTCGGAGCATCTTTTATTGCAACACAGAAACAGAATAGAGCATCATGAACATTCCTGTAAATTCTGTGCTACAGATGTCACTAGTGAACTTTCTGACCATTTACTAACTTATTCAAAAGAAAGATCTTTTGTGTGTAATATCTGTGGCAAACATTTTGTAGAAAGAGGCAGCTTAAAGAAACACTACATGACACACACTGGTGAAAAGCCTTTCAGCTGTGATATTTGTGGTAGGCGGTTTACAGAACGTGGTAGCTTAAAGAAACATAATCTTACCCACACTGGAGAGAGACCATTTGGTTGTGAAGTTTGTGGTAAAAAATTTGCTGTGAGTAGCAATTTACGAAAGCACCAACTGATCCATACAGGAGAGAAACCTTTTAGTTGTGATATTTGTAACAGAAGATTTATTGAACAAAGAACCTTGAAAACACACATTTTAGTCCATACAGGAGAGAAACCCCATTGTTGCAATGTCTGTGGTCAAAGTTTTACGAAAAGTGGAGACCTGAGAAGACACGAGGTAATCCACTTAGGAGAAAAACCATTTAACTGTGGTGTGTGTGGAAAAAACTTTACACACAGTAGAAGCTTGAAAAGACATCACATGATTCACACAGGAGAAAAACCATTCTGCTGTGACGTTTGTGGTCGAAGATTCTACCAAAGTGGTCATTTAAAAAGACATCGATTGATTCATATTGGAAAGTGA
- the LOC143238604 gene encoding uncharacterized protein LOC143238604 isoform X2: MTDHKHPGSFASCRDVTSVKVTAAHSSEVSEALSTDILSVCKAEPGDEEEDRYWMEESKEWTPEAREECSSGRESANSVVCSECGQCFPSEHLLLQHRNRIEHHEHSCKFCATDVTSELSDHLLTYSKERSFVCNICGKHFVERGSLKKHYMTHTGEKPFSCDICGRRFTERGSLKKHNLTHTGERPFGCEVCGKKFAVSSNLRKHQLIHTGEKPFSCDICNRRFIEQRTLKTHILVHTGEKPHCCNVCGQSFTKSGDLRRHEVIHLGEKPFNCGVCGKNFTHSRSLKRHHMIHTGEKPFCCDVCGRRFYQSGHLKRHRLIHIGK, translated from the exons atgacagATCACAAACATCCTGGTTCTTTTGCATCATGTAGAGATGTAACATCAGTTAAG GTAACTGCTGCTCACAGCAGTGAAGTATCTGAGGCTTTATCAACCGATATTTTGAGTGTCTGTAAAGCAGAACCTGGTGATGAAGAAGAAGATAGATATTGGATGGAAGAAAGTAAGGAATGGACACCAGAAGCACGTGAGGAGTGTTCCTCGGGAAGAGAGT ctGCCAATTCTGTTGTGTGTAGTGAGTGTGGACAATGTTTTCCCTCGGAGCATCTTTTATTGCAACACAGAAACAGAATAGAGCATCATGAACATTCCTGTAAATTCTGTGCTACAGATGTCACTAGTGAACTTTCTGACCATTTACTAACTTATTCAAAAGAAAGATCTTTTGTGTGTAATATCTGTGGCAAACATTTTGTAGAAAGAGGCAGCTTAAAGAAACACTACATGACACACACTGGTGAAAAGCCTTTCAGCTGTGATATTTGTGGTAGGCGGTTTACAGAACGTGGTAGCTTAAAGAAACATAATCTTACCCACACTGGAGAGAGACCATTTGGTTGTGAAGTTTGTGGTAAAAAATTTGCTGTGAGTAGCAATTTACGAAAGCACCAACTGATCCATACAGGAGAGAAACCTTTTAGTTGTGATATTTGTAACAGAAGATTTATTGAACAAAGAACCTTGAAAACACACATTTTAGTCCATACAGGAGAGAAACCCCATTGTTGCAATGTCTGTGGTCAAAGTTTTACGAAAAGTGGAGACCTGAGAAGACACGAGGTAATCCACTTAGGAGAAAAACCATTTAACTGTGGTGTGTGTGGAAAAAACTTTACACACAGTAGAAGCTTGAAAAGACATCACATGATTCACACAGGAGAAAAACCATTCTGCTGTGACGTTTGTGGTCGAAGATTCTACCAAAGTGGTCATTTAAAAAGACATCGATTGATTCATATTGGAAAGTGA
- the LOC143238604 gene encoding uncharacterized protein LOC143238604 isoform X3 — MEESKEWTPEAREECSSGRECTFLNIIVNVSKIFWFLRAANSVVCSECGQCFPSEHLLLQHRNRIEHHEHSCKFCATDVTSELSDHLLTYSKERSFVCNICGKHFVERGSLKKHYMTHTGEKPFSCDICGRRFTERGSLKKHNLTHTGERPFGCEVCGKKFAVSSNLRKHQLIHTGEKPFSCDICNRRFIEQRTLKTHILVHTGEKPHCCNVCGQSFTKSGDLRRHEVIHLGEKPFNCGVCGKNFTHSRSLKRHHMIHTGEKPFCCDVCGRRFYQSGHLKRHRLIHIGK, encoded by the exons ATGGAAGAAAGTAAGGAATGGACACCAGAAGCACGTGAGGAGTGTTCCTCGGGAAGAGAGTGTACGTTCTTAAATATCATcgtaaatgtttcaaaaatattttggtttttaagaG ctGCCAATTCTGTTGTGTGTAGTGAGTGTGGACAATGTTTTCCCTCGGAGCATCTTTTATTGCAACACAGAAACAGAATAGAGCATCATGAACATTCCTGTAAATTCTGTGCTACAGATGTCACTAGTGAACTTTCTGACCATTTACTAACTTATTCAAAAGAAAGATCTTTTGTGTGTAATATCTGTGGCAAACATTTTGTAGAAAGAGGCAGCTTAAAGAAACACTACATGACACACACTGGTGAAAAGCCTTTCAGCTGTGATATTTGTGGTAGGCGGTTTACAGAACGTGGTAGCTTAAAGAAACATAATCTTACCCACACTGGAGAGAGACCATTTGGTTGTGAAGTTTGTGGTAAAAAATTTGCTGTGAGTAGCAATTTACGAAAGCACCAACTGATCCATACAGGAGAGAAACCTTTTAGTTGTGATATTTGTAACAGAAGATTTATTGAACAAAGAACCTTGAAAACACACATTTTAGTCCATACAGGAGAGAAACCCCATTGTTGCAATGTCTGTGGTCAAAGTTTTACGAAAAGTGGAGACCTGAGAAGACACGAGGTAATCCACTTAGGAGAAAAACCATTTAACTGTGGTGTGTGTGGAAAAAACTTTACACACAGTAGAAGCTTGAAAAGACATCACATGATTCACACAGGAGAAAAACCATTCTGCTGTGACGTTTGTGGTCGAAGATTCTACCAAAGTGGTCATTTAAAAAGACATCGATTGATTCATATTGGAAAGTGA